A genomic window from Lotus japonicus ecotype B-129 chromosome 1, LjGifu_v1.2 includes:
- the LOC130729822 gene encoding glyceraldehyde-3-phosphate dehydrogenase A, chloroplastic, giving the protein MASATLSLAKPALKANGKGFSDFSGLRSANLPFSRKTSEDFHSVIAFQTYAVGSSGGYKKGVVEAKLKVAINGFGRIGRNFLRCWHGRKDSPLDVIAINDTGGVKQASHLLKYDSTLGIFGADVKPVGTDGISVDGKVIKVVSDRNPANLPWGELGIDLVIEGTGVFVDREGAGKHIQAGAKKVLITAPGKGDIPTYVVGVNADAYSHDDDIISNASCTTNCLAPFVKVLDQKFGIIKGTMTTTHSYTGDQRLLDASHRDLRRARAAALNIVPTSTGAAKAVALVLPTLKGKLNGIALRVPTPNVSVVDLVVQVTKKTFAEEVNAAFRESADNELNGILSVCDEPLVSVDFRCTDVSSTVDSSLTMVMGDDMVKVIAWYDNEWGYSQRVVDLADIVANNWK; this is encoded by the exons ATGGCTTCAGCTACTCTCTCATTAGCCAAACCAGCTCTTAAG GCAAATGGGAAAGGCTTCTCTGATTTCTCCGGCCTCCGATCAGCCAACCTTCCCTTTTCTAGAAAAACTTCAGAGGACTTCCATTCTGTCATTGCCTTCCAGACATACGCA GTTGGAAGCAGTGGAGGATACAAGAAAGGTGTAGTGGAAGCAAAGCTGAAGGTGGCCATAAACGGTTTCGGTAGGATTGGAAGGAACTTCTTGAGGTGCTGGCACGGTCGAAAGGACTCTCCTCTGGATGTCATTGCTATCAATGACACCGGAGGTGTCAAGCAAGCTTCTCACCTTCTCAAGTACGATTCCACCCTTGGAATCTTTGGTGCTGATGTCAAGCCTGTTGGTACTGATGGCATCTCTGTAGATGGAAAGGTCATCAAAGTTGTTTCCGACCGTAACCCTGCAAACCTTCCATGGGG GGAGTTAGGGATTGATTTGGTGATTGAAGGAACAGGGGTGTTCGTGGACAGAGAAGGTGCAGGCAAGCACATTCAAGCAGGAGCTAAGAAGGTTCTCATCACAGCCCCTGGCAAGGGAGACATCCCAACCTACGTTGTTGGAGTTAATGCTGATGCTTACAGCCATGATGATGACATCATCAGCAATGCTTCTTGCACTACTAACTGCCTTGCCCCTTTTGTCAAGGTTCTTGATCAGAAATTTG GTATTATCAAGGGTACCATGACTACCACTCACTCCTACACCGGTGACCAGAGGCTTCTTGATGCCAGCCACCGTGACCTCCGCCGTGCGAGAGCAGCAGCTCTCAACATTGTCCCTACATCAACAGGAGCAGCAAAGGCTGTGGCCCTTGTCCTCCCAACCCTCAAAGGCAAGCTCAACGGCATTGCCCTCCGTGTGCCGACACCAAACGTTTCGGTGGTGGACCTTGTTGTTCAGGTCACAAAGAAGACTTTCGCAGAGGAAGTGAATGCAGCATTCAGAGAGAGTGCAGACAATGAGCTCAATGGCATCCTCTCAGTTTGTGATGAGCCCCTTGTGTCAGTAGATTTTAGGTGCACTGATGTGTCCTCAACCGTTGACTCATCTTTGACCATGGTCATGGGAGATGACATGGTGAAGGTGATTGCTTGGTATGATAATGAATGGGGTTACTCTCAGAGGGTTGTGGATTTGGCTGACATTGTTGCCAATAACTGGAAGTGA